From Luteococcus japonicus, one genomic window encodes:
- a CDS encoding MDR family MFS transporter, with product MSTTVTAASGDAVERFEGLSPENRRIFIGLMLGMFVASITQTIVGPAMPRIVAELGGMDHYSWVATATMLVSAITTPIVGKLSDLYGRRSFYLGGLVVFMLGTLMAGLTQSFAMLVAARAIQGLGTGTLMPLSQTIIGDIIPPRQRGKYQGLMGAVFGMSSVAGPLAGGFITDHWGWRWLFFASLPIGIAAFGAIFRFLHLPHTKRETTIDWAGMAVLSAALVCLLLPTSMGGTTWAWSSPQVIGLYIAGVVLTLAFVLIERKAVEPVIPLRLFKSSLFTLSNLAGFFISLLMFGAIIYIPVYAQGVMGVSATNSGLILMPMNLALIGLSIVGGLMVSRTGRYKEFMLGGVAIMGVGFWLLTRLHVGSSQGQLTLAMTVFGVGLGLCMQQYTLAVQNTASRRDLGVATAATQFFRNVGNTVGIAVFGTIMTTQMKTAIPRHLPPEMAAQMQASGQKMSTGDVLNPEALAKMPPVVANAIRAGLADALHTVFVIGIPLSILVFAISMFIKAVPLRDTVHTADQAGAELLDTMGNSNANDPRVPLGRLGGDTRSGERLLGLQLELVAQQAERDDRPLLRRAIEDLGNGNYHDGVWILSRTSRMLTSEDADEVAELEKYGVEVAHRAARKGGVLGEEMRRELAVRAGEVTRASHEQVTAGVEPTVAERFEAVDIAKLRQASHDLTNALMLDLFDHPAPVAPRRAL from the coding sequence ATGTCCACCACTGTCACCGCCGCGTCGGGCGATGCCGTCGAGCGCTTCGAGGGCCTCAGCCCGGAGAACCGGCGCATCTTCATCGGCCTGATGCTCGGCATGTTCGTCGCCTCCATCACCCAGACCATCGTCGGCCCCGCGATGCCGCGGATCGTCGCCGAGCTCGGTGGCATGGACCACTACTCATGGGTGGCAACGGCCACCATGCTGGTCAGCGCCATCACCACCCCGATCGTCGGCAAGCTGTCCGACCTCTACGGGCGCCGCAGCTTCTACCTCGGTGGCCTGGTGGTCTTCATGCTGGGCACCTTGATGGCCGGCCTGACCCAGAGCTTCGCGATGCTGGTGGCCGCCCGCGCCATCCAGGGCCTGGGCACCGGAACCCTGATGCCGCTCTCCCAGACCATCATCGGCGACATCATTCCGCCACGTCAGCGCGGCAAGTACCAGGGCCTGATGGGTGCCGTCTTCGGCATGAGCTCGGTGGCGGGCCCGCTGGCCGGCGGCTTCATCACCGACCACTGGGGTTGGCGCTGGCTCTTCTTCGCCTCGCTGCCCATCGGCATCGCCGCCTTCGGTGCCATCTTCCGCTTCCTGCACCTGCCGCACACCAAGCGTGAGACCACCATCGACTGGGCCGGCATGGCCGTGCTGTCCGCCGCCCTGGTCTGCCTGTTGCTGCCCACCTCCATGGGTGGCACGACGTGGGCATGGTCCAGTCCGCAGGTGATCGGCCTCTACATCGCGGGCGTCGTGCTGACGCTGGCCTTCGTGCTGATCGAGCGCAAGGCCGTGGAGCCCGTCATCCCGCTGCGCCTGTTCAAGAGCTCGCTGTTCACGCTGAGCAACCTGGCCGGCTTCTTCATCTCCCTGCTGATGTTCGGTGCCATCATCTACATCCCCGTCTACGCACAGGGCGTGATGGGCGTCTCCGCCACGAACTCCGGCCTGATCCTGATGCCGATGAACTTGGCGCTGATCGGCCTGTCCATCGTGGGTGGCCTGATGGTCAGCCGCACCGGACGCTACAAGGAGTTCATGCTGGGCGGTGTGGCCATCATGGGCGTCGGTTTCTGGCTGCTCACCCGGCTGCACGTCGGTTCCTCGCAGGGGCAGCTGACCCTGGCAATGACCGTCTTCGGTGTCGGCCTGGGCCTGTGCATGCAGCAGTACACGTTGGCCGTGCAGAACACCGCATCGCGCCGTGACCTGGGCGTGGCCACCGCCGCCACCCAGTTCTTCCGCAATGTCGGCAATACCGTCGGCATCGCCGTCTTCGGCACCATCATGACCACCCAGATGAAGACCGCCATCCCGCGGCACCTGCCCCCCGAGATGGCCGCCCAGATGCAGGCCAGCGGGCAGAAGATGTCCACGGGCGACGTGCTCAACCCCGAGGCCCTGGCCAAGATGCCCCCCGTGGTGGCCAATGCCATCCGTGCCGGCCTGGCGGACGCCCTGCACACCGTCTTCGTGATCGGCATCCCACTGAGCATCCTGGTCTTCGCGATCAGCATGTTCATCAAGGCCGTCCCGCTGCGCGACACCGTGCACACCGCGGACCAGGCCGGCGCCGAACTGCTGGACACGATGGGCAATTCCAATGCCAATGATCCGCGCGTGCCGCTCGGTCGGCTCGGCGGGGACACCCGCTCCGGGGAGCGGCTGTTGGGCCTGCAGCTGGAACTCGTCGCCCAGCAGGCCGAACGCGATGACCGTCCGTTGCTGCGCAGGGCCATCGAGGACCTGGGCAATGGCAACTACCACGACGGTGTCTGGATCCTGAGCCGGACCAGCCGAATGCTGACCAGCGAGGACGCCGACGAGGTGGCCGAGCTGGAGAAGTACGGCGTCGAGGTGGCCCACCGGGCGGCCCGCAAGGGCGGCGTCCTGGGCGAGGAGATGCGTCGGGAACTAGCCGTGCGCGCCGGCGAGGTGACCCGCGCCAGCCACGAGCAGGTGACGGCCGGCGTCGAGCCCACGGTCGCGGAGCGTTTCGAGGCCGTCGACATCGCCAAGCTGCGCCAGGCCAGCCATGACCTGACCAATGCCCTGATGCTGGACCTGTTCGACCATCCGGCTCCGGTGGCGCCGCGGCGGGCCCTGTAA
- a CDS encoding TetR/AcrR family transcriptional regulator, producing the protein MASQQIPTLDLFEASSVREQKKRSTRRALHLSALRLVLEHGLAGVTTDDIARAAGVSPRTFFNYFPTKEASLVGMPEVVVERVSEYCANRPDDEPAWQTARSVAALLLHLSTDDDDLRRNRRTLMAHDPETAALMLGSSRVIDAGLTEALVTRVDAGPVTTQPWRARMMAHTALDAARVATELGDDPHDAMSILQEILDAHDALYA; encoded by the coding sequence ATGGCTTCTCAGCAAATCCCCACGCTCGACCTGTTCGAGGCATCGAGCGTGCGTGAACAGAAGAAGCGCTCCACCCGCAGGGCCCTTCACCTCAGTGCCCTGCGCCTGGTGCTGGAGCACGGCCTGGCCGGGGTGACCACGGACGACATCGCACGCGCTGCAGGCGTCTCACCCCGCACCTTCTTCAACTACTTCCCCACCAAGGAGGCCTCGCTGGTGGGCATGCCCGAGGTGGTGGTGGAACGCGTGTCCGAGTACTGCGCCAACCGGCCCGACGACGAGCCCGCCTGGCAGACCGCCCGCTCCGTGGCGGCCCTGCTGCTGCACCTGTCCACCGATGACGATGACCTGAGGCGCAACCGTCGAACACTGATGGCCCATGATCCCGAGACCGCCGCGCTGATGCTGGGCAGTTCACGGGTGATCGACGCCGGGCTCACCGAGGCCCTGGTGACCCGCGTCGATGCCGGCCCCGTGACCACGCAACCGTGGCGGGCGCGCATGATGGCGCACACCGCCCTGGACGCGGCGCGGGTCGCCACCGAGTTGGGTGACGACCCGCACGATGCGATGTCGATCCTGCAGGAGATCCTCGACGCCCACGACGCGCTGTACGCGTGA
- a CDS encoding P-II family nitrogen regulator, translating to MNLVTAIIQPDAVDDVQIALHQHGINGMTLTEVSGYARQRGHTEVYRGDSITIDFTDKVKIEILCAGDEAWAVVKVICDAARTGSVGDGKVWISPVEDVVRIRTGERGDAAI from the coding sequence ATGAACCTGGTCACCGCCATCATCCAGCCCGATGCCGTCGACGACGTGCAGATTGCGCTGCACCAGCACGGCATCAACGGCATGACACTCACCGAGGTCTCCGGCTATGCCCGCCAGCGGGGGCACACGGAGGTCTACCGCGGCGACTCGATCACCATCGACTTCACCGACAAGGTCAAGATCGAGATCCTGTGCGCCGGCGACGAGGCGTGGGCCGTGGTGAAGGTGATCTGCGACGCGGCCCGCACCGGCAGCGTCGGGGACGGGAAGGTGTGGATCTCCCCGGTCGAGGACGTGGTGCGGATCCGCACCGGGGAGCGGGGCGACGCCGCCATCTGA
- the crcB gene encoding fluoride efflux transporter CrcB: MNLVLMAVLGGLGAVCRFVIDAVVRARRTGDFSSGTLLVNVLGSLLLGALTGLVLREGVDPDVRLVLGAGFCGGFTTFSTASLECVRLVQAGRAGLALGYLLGGAACCLAAAALGFFLLA, encoded by the coding sequence ATGAACCTGGTGCTGATGGCCGTGCTGGGCGGCCTGGGCGCGGTCTGCCGCTTCGTGATCGACGCGGTGGTGCGCGCCCGCCGCACCGGAGACTTCTCGTCGGGAACCCTGCTGGTGAACGTGCTGGGCAGCCTGCTGTTGGGGGCCCTGACCGGTCTGGTGCTGCGCGAGGGTGTGGACCCCGATGTGCGGCTGGTCCTGGGCGCCGGCTTCTGCGGGGGCTTCACCACCTTCTCCACAGCCAGCCTGGAATGTGTCCGGCTGGTGCAGGCCGGGCGAGCCGGACTGGCCCTGGGCTACCTGCTGGGGGGTGCCGCCTGTTGCCTGGCGGCTGCGGCACTGGGGTTCTTCCTGCTCGCCTGA
- a CDS encoding TRM11 family SAM-dependent methyltransferase, with protein sequence MPNHVMLLAPSANRVYAGESAALAAGELAISAPFAKDPATTTLAGVNYLGFDTDALDDDALRLLARQSAALALFGVEGELLRPLELPDALTLSNDLVTIPKYPGKTNEQFTQLLMNVTLASIDTTLNPKAAQGPLAILDPLCGRGTTLMVAWMLGHNGYGVEGDEKSVEQMAAYLKTWLRRKRLKHTADTTPVRREGRAIGKRFDATLKDEALEMTVFTGDTRQSQYLYGKKKFDAIVTDAPYGVVHGAHHVTDVRGHAGKRDRSPSGLIGEALPVWASQLRVGGALGISWNTFGLSREDLASLMSEHGLEPQEGEQWMGFAHRVDSSIHRDLMVAVKQEEVS encoded by the coding sequence GTGCCGAACCACGTGATGTTGCTTGCCCCGTCCGCCAACCGAGTGTACGCCGGGGAGTCCGCCGCCCTGGCTGCCGGGGAACTGGCGATCAGTGCCCCCTTCGCCAAGGATCCGGCCACCACGACGCTGGCGGGGGTGAACTACCTGGGCTTCGACACCGACGCCCTCGACGACGATGCCCTGCGCCTGCTTGCCCGGCAGTCCGCGGCGCTCGCCCTGTTCGGTGTGGAGGGTGAGCTGCTGCGTCCCCTCGAGCTGCCGGACGCGTTGACCCTCTCCAATGACCTGGTGACCATCCCCAAGTACCCGGGCAAGACCAATGAGCAGTTCACCCAGTTGCTGATGAATGTCACGCTGGCCAGCATCGACACCACGCTGAACCCGAAGGCGGCGCAGGGTCCCCTCGCGATCCTGGACCCGTTGTGCGGGCGCGGGACGACGCTGATGGTGGCCTGGATGCTGGGGCACAACGGCTACGGCGTGGAGGGCGACGAGAAGTCCGTCGAACAGATGGCCGCCTACCTCAAGACCTGGCTGCGCCGAAAGCGTCTCAAGCACACCGCCGACACCACCCCCGTGCGCCGCGAGGGCCGCGCCATCGGCAAGCGTTTCGACGCGACGCTGAAGGACGAGGCCCTGGAGATGACCGTCTTCACCGGCGACACCCGCCAGTCGCAGTACCTGTACGGCAAGAAGAAGTTCGACGCCATCGTCACCGACGCCCCCTATGGCGTGGTGCACGGCGCACACCACGTCACCGACGTGCGTGGGCATGCGGGCAAGCGGGACCGCTCCCCCTCCGGCCTGATCGGCGAGGCACTGCCGGTCTGGGCCTCCCAGCTGCGCGTCGGCGGTGCCCTGGGCATCAGTTGGAACACCTTCGGCCTGTCCCGCGAGGACCTGGCCTCCCTGATGAGCGAGCATGGTCTGGAACCGCAGGAGGGCGAGCAGTGGATGGGCTTCGCCCACCGAGTCGACTCGTCGATCCACCGCGACCTGATGGTCGCCGTCAAGCAGGAGGAAGTGTCATGA
- a CDS encoding SixA phosphatase family protein, whose product MTRTLVLMRHAAAEGWSVSGDRGRKLNEGGRQDAAQAGQQMAALGIQHVLCSTATRTRETVECLGLDAPVEYMDALYNCTMDTLVQRIGEIEDDVTALLVVAHSPAIPSLAAELTWAADPSAADDMRCWFPTAAFSQFTLEGSWSELTDDATLKLAGIKRVGH is encoded by the coding sequence ATGACCCGCACCCTGGTGCTGATGCGCCACGCTGCCGCAGAGGGCTGGTCCGTCTCCGGAGACAGGGGGCGCAAGCTCAACGAGGGCGGACGACAGGATGCCGCCCAGGCCGGGCAGCAGATGGCCGCGCTGGGCATCCAGCACGTGCTGTGCTCCACGGCCACCCGCACCCGGGAGACCGTCGAATGCCTGGGCCTCGATGCCCCCGTCGAGTACATGGACGCCCTGTACAACTGCACGATGGACACCCTGGTGCAGCGGATCGGGGAGATCGAGGACGATGTGACCGCCCTGCTGGTGGTGGCCCACTCCCCGGCCATCCCGTCACTGGCCGCCGAACTGACCTGGGCCGCGGACCCCTCGGCCGCCGACGACATGCGGTGCTGGTTCCCGACGGCCGCCTTCAGCCAGTTCACTTTGGAGGGCAGCTGGTCCGAGCTGACCGACGACGCCACCCTGAAGCTGGCCGGCATCAAGCGCGTCGGCCACTGA
- a CDS encoding flavin monoamine oxidase family protein, with product MLDCVVVGAGLAGLCAATKLTEAGRDVVVLEARDRVGGRLENAVVEGAPLEMGGQWISPQHERMYELVDRFGLTCVDPTDGEIVVRVGGSSRKVPTSNEIEEHLSPFEMADLGQGLLRFRRLAERVVKDAAWADANSKWLDQEVSTWAATNLRTPGAREWFANVYDSAMGVSAAESTLLEGLQRVNNGVDMESLIAVNGGVKQQRVAGGVVQVCDRLAEALGEAVRLGAVVTAIEQGSEGVTVTLADGSTVEAREVIITLPPRLVSRIAFTPILPGWRSELAEKVPAGNVIKAALVFESPWWRRAGLSGQLGSDEGAMRVIFDNSGPVDKHGVLMGFFEGDSSIGKRSQFLRQRAMEETIKTAFGADHPAAIAYVDRDWYREEYTGGCHGAHFAPGVWTTSGPALAAAEGRVHFAGAEYASKYNGYMEGAVRSGEQVAEQLLA from the coding sequence ATGCTGGACTGTGTGGTTGTCGGAGCGGGGCTGGCTGGCCTGTGCGCCGCGACGAAGCTGACGGAGGCCGGCCGCGACGTCGTCGTGCTCGAGGCCCGGGACCGCGTGGGTGGTCGGCTGGAGAATGCCGTGGTCGAGGGGGCGCCGCTGGAGATGGGTGGTCAGTGGATCTCCCCCCAGCACGAGCGGATGTATGAGCTGGTGGACCGTTTCGGTCTGACCTGCGTGGACCCCACCGACGGCGAGATCGTCGTGCGGGTGGGCGGGAGTTCCCGCAAGGTGCCCACCAGCAACGAGATCGAGGAGCACCTGTCGCCCTTCGAGATGGCTGACCTGGGCCAGGGCCTGCTGCGCTTCCGGCGCCTCGCCGAGCGCGTCGTCAAGGACGCCGCCTGGGCCGATGCGAACAGCAAGTGGCTGGACCAGGAGGTCTCCACCTGGGCCGCCACCAACCTGCGCACCCCCGGTGCCCGCGAGTGGTTCGCCAACGTCTACGACTCCGCGATGGGCGTCTCTGCCGCGGAGAGCACCCTGCTGGAGGGCCTGCAGCGAGTGAACAATGGCGTGGACATGGAGTCCCTGATCGCCGTCAACGGCGGCGTCAAGCAGCAGCGCGTCGCCGGTGGCGTCGTGCAGGTCTGTGACCGGCTGGCCGAGGCACTGGGTGAGGCGGTGCGGCTGGGCGCCGTGGTCACCGCCATCGAGCAGGGCAGCGAGGGCGTCACCGTCACCCTGGCCGACGGCAGCACGGTGGAGGCCCGCGAGGTCATCATCACCCTGCCGCCTCGCCTGGTGAGCCGGATCGCCTTCACCCCGATCCTGCCCGGCTGGCGCTCCGAGCTGGCGGAGAAGGTGCCCGCCGGCAATGTGATCAAGGCGGCGCTGGTCTTCGAGAGTCCTTGGTGGCGTCGCGCGGGGCTGTCCGGGCAGCTGGGCTCCGACGAGGGCGCCATGCGTGTCATCTTCGACAACTCCGGCCCGGTGGACAAGCACGGTGTCCTGATGGGCTTCTTCGAGGGAGACTCCAGCATCGGCAAGCGCTCGCAGTTCCTGCGCCAGCGGGCCATGGAGGAGACCATCAAGACAGCCTTCGGGGCGGACCACCCGGCCGCGATCGCCTATGTCGACCGCGACTGGTACCGCGAGGAGTACACCGGCGGCTGCCACGGTGCCCACTTCGCGCCCGGTGTGTGGACCACCTCCGGTCCGGCGCTGGCTGCCGCGGAGGGCCGGGTGCACTTCGCGGGTGCCGAGTACGCCAGCAAGTACAACGGCTACATGGAGGGTGCCGTGCGCTCCGGCGAGCAGGTGGCCGAGCAGCTGCTGGCCTGA
- a CDS encoding ammonium transporter, with translation MNLIQINAGDTAWVMVSAALVLLMTPALALFYAGMVRSKGVLNMMMMSVLSMGIIAVLWVLYGYSMTFGDSWHGLLGNPFQFAGMRGMAEATVGPEGHQIPAFAFAGFQAAFAIIAVALISGAVADRMKFSAWVAFSVLWATLCYFPAAHWVFAFDGFAAEHGGWIANDVKAFDFAGGTAIHINAGAAALVLAVALGPRIGFRTSPMRPHNLTLVMVGAGLLWFGWFGFNGGSALAANGLAAMVWVNTLVAAGAAMLGWLATERLRDGHATSLGAASGIVAGLVGITPACSVVTPLGALAIGAITGVCCAWAIGLKYRFGIDDSLDVVGVHLVGGLVGTLAAGLFAKGSLAGGAAGLFYGGGLEQLGRQAVGAVAVLLYSLVVSYLLARLVDATVGLRIDRRAEAAGIDLAEHAESGYDLSRVQYSSYSKSLVVPRPEKSPKEEVEA, from the coding sequence ATGAACCTGATCCAGATCAATGCAGGCGACACCGCCTGGGTCATGGTCAGTGCCGCCCTGGTGCTGCTGATGACCCCGGCGCTGGCCCTCTTCTACGCAGGCATGGTCCGTTCCAAGGGCGTGCTGAACATGATGATGATGTCCGTGCTGAGCATGGGCATCATCGCGGTGCTGTGGGTGCTCTACGGCTACTCGATGACCTTCGGTGACTCCTGGCACGGGTTGCTCGGCAACCCCTTCCAGTTCGCGGGGATGCGCGGCATGGCGGAGGCTACCGTGGGCCCCGAGGGCCACCAGATCCCGGCCTTCGCCTTCGCTGGCTTCCAGGCGGCCTTCGCCATCATCGCCGTCGCCCTGATCAGCGGCGCGGTGGCGGACCGGATGAAGTTCTCGGCGTGGGTGGCCTTCAGTGTGCTGTGGGCGACGCTGTGCTATTTCCCGGCGGCGCATTGGGTCTTCGCCTTCGACGGCTTCGCGGCCGAGCACGGCGGATGGATCGCCAATGACGTGAAGGCCTTCGACTTCGCCGGCGGCACAGCCATCCACATCAATGCCGGCGCGGCGGCGCTGGTGCTGGCCGTCGCCCTGGGGCCCCGGATCGGCTTTCGCACCTCCCCGATGCGTCCGCACAACCTCACACTGGTGATGGTGGGCGCCGGGCTGCTGTGGTTCGGCTGGTTCGGTTTCAATGGCGGCTCCGCCTTGGCCGCCAATGGTCTGGCCGCCATGGTCTGGGTGAACACCCTGGTGGCCGCCGGCGCAGCGATGCTGGGCTGGTTGGCCACCGAGCGGCTGCGCGACGGACATGCCACGAGTCTGGGCGCCGCCTCTGGCATCGTTGCCGGCCTGGTGGGCATCACCCCCGCGTGTTCGGTGGTGACGCCGCTGGGAGCGCTCGCCATCGGTGCCATCACGGGCGTGTGTTGTGCCTGGGCGATCGGCCTGAAGTACCGCTTCGGGATCGATGACTCCCTGGACGTCGTCGGGGTTCACCTGGTGGGTGGTCTGGTGGGAACCCTTGCCGCCGGCCTGTTCGCGAAGGGTTCGCTGGCCGGGGGTGCCGCAGGCCTGTTCTACGGCGGCGGGCTGGAGCAGCTGGGCCGTCAGGCCGTGGGGGCCGTTGCCGTGCTGCTCTACAGCCTGGTTGTCAGTTACCTGCTGGCCCGGCTTGTCGACGCCACCGTCGGACTGCGGATCGATCGTCGCGCCGAGGCTGCGGGGATCGATCTGGCCGAGCACGCCGAGAGCGGCTACGACCTGTCCCGTGTGCAGTACTCCAGCTACAGCAAGTCGCTGGTCGTCCCCCGTCCCGAGAAGTCCCCCAAGGAAGAGGTTGAGGCATGA
- a CDS encoding fluoride efflux transporter FluC produces MNPDPPVPVLLDPEVDAVTAGGDLRPLHLRPRYLYVVFVGGVLGTLARWCAGELLGGGGSWPWATLLVNLVGAFCLGLLLEALLRRAPDRGWPRLARLHFGTGFLGSFTTMSALATEAVLLADRSQWWAAGGYLAVSLLGGVALAWCGVLLGSRLAEESA; encoded by the coding sequence ATGAACCCAGACCCACCCGTGCCCGTGCTGCTGGATCCCGAAGTCGATGCCGTCACCGCCGGTGGCGACCTCCGGCCCCTGCACCTGAGGCCCCGATACCTCTACGTCGTCTTCGTCGGCGGTGTGCTGGGGACCTTGGCACGCTGGTGCGCCGGAGAGCTCCTGGGGGGTGGTGGCAGCTGGCCGTGGGCGACCCTGCTGGTGAATCTTGTGGGGGCCTTCTGCCTTGGCCTGCTCCTGGAGGCGCTGCTGCGGCGCGCCCCGGACCGCGGGTGGCCCCGGCTGGCGCGGCTGCACTTCGGCACCGGCTTCCTGGGCTCTTTCACGACCATGTCCGCGCTGGCCACCGAGGCGGTCCTGCTGGCCGACCGGTCCCAGTGGTGGGCCGCCGGCGGATACCTGGCGGTGAGCCTGCTGGGCGGCGTCGCGCTGGCCTGGTGTGGCGTACTGCTGGGTTCCCGACTGGCGGAGGAATCGGCATGA